A stretch of the Archangium violaceum genome encodes the following:
- a CDS encoding RNA polymerase sigma factor, with protein MMPRPDFQRVYAENAPFMWRTLRRLGVRDADLEDVCQEAFVVVHRRLSDFDGSAAVRTWLFGICRRVASDYRRRAHIRRETAAEELPEGAQAPEQVEVVARKQARVLLDRILDELDEDKRAVFVLFELEQWPMAEVARAVGCPLQTAYSRLYAGREHVKQAVARARAEGGES; from the coding sequence ATGATGCCGCGCCCCGACTTCCAACGGGTGTACGCCGAGAACGCGCCGTTCATGTGGCGCACGCTGCGCCGGCTGGGCGTGCGGGACGCGGACCTGGAGGACGTGTGCCAGGAGGCGTTCGTGGTGGTGCACCGGCGCCTGTCGGACTTCGATGGGAGCGCGGCGGTGCGCACGTGGCTGTTCGGCATCTGCCGGCGCGTGGCATCGGACTACCGGAGGCGGGCGCACATCCGCCGGGAGACGGCCGCCGAGGAGCTGCCGGAAGGAGCGCAGGCGCCGGAGCAGGTGGAGGTGGTGGCGCGCAAGCAGGCGAGGGTGCTGCTGGATCGGATCCTCGACGAGCTGGACGAGGACAAGCGGGCGGTGTTCGTGCTCTTCGAGCTCGAGCAATGGCCGATGGCGGAGGTGGCGCGGGCGGTGGGGTGTCCGTTGCAGACGGCGTACTCGCGGCTGTACGCGGGGCGCGAGCACGTGAAGCAGGCGGTGGCCCGGGCCCGGGCGGAAGGAGGCGAGTCATGA
- a CDS encoding AraC family transcriptional regulator, which produces MSAANADEYLARFRRVLEYIDAHLEEELSVERLGRVAAFSKFHFHRQFSELFGMGVYEYVQMQRLKRAAYQLAFRAQQSILEVALASGYEGPEAFARAFKKRVGQTPSEFRKQPRWEPWRTTYQPLSELRNHHMKPTHQAEQVKVVVFPDTKVAALEHRGEPRRVGDSVRTFIAWRKQHGLPPRLSATFNILHDNPEEVAPEDYRFDICAATEREVKENTFGVVEKSIPGGRCAVLRHAGSDETLGASIRYLYAEWLPGSGEEPRDFPLFLQRVRFFPDVPEHEAVTDIFLPLK; this is translated from the coding sequence TTGAGTGCGGCGAACGCGGACGAATACCTCGCCAGATTCCGAAGGGTGCTCGAGTACATCGACGCGCACCTGGAGGAGGAGCTGAGCGTGGAGCGGCTCGGCCGCGTGGCGGCCTTCTCGAAGTTCCACTTCCACCGGCAGTTCTCCGAGCTCTTCGGGATGGGCGTATACGAGTACGTCCAGATGCAGCGCCTGAAGAGGGCCGCGTACCAGCTCGCCTTCCGGGCGCAGCAGTCGATCCTCGAGGTCGCGTTGGCGAGCGGCTACGAGGGCCCGGAGGCGTTCGCACGTGCCTTCAAGAAGCGGGTGGGGCAGACGCCCTCGGAGTTCAGGAAGCAGCCGCGGTGGGAGCCCTGGCGCACGACGTACCAACCGTTGAGCGAGCTGAGGAACCATCACATGAAACCCACACATCAGGCGGAGCAGGTGAAGGTCGTCGTCTTCCCGGACACGAAGGTCGCGGCGCTCGAGCATCGAGGAGAGCCGCGGCGGGTGGGAGACTCCGTGCGGACATTCATCGCCTGGCGCAAGCAGCACGGGTTGCCGCCGAGACTCAGCGCCACCTTCAACATCCTCCACGACAACCCGGAGGAGGTGGCACCGGAGGACTACCGCTTCGACATCTGCGCGGCCACGGAGCGCGAGGTGAAGGAGAACACGTTCGGGGTGGTGGAAAAGAGCATCCCGGGAGGGCGGTGCGCGGTGCTGAGGCACGCGGGCTCGGACGAGACGCTGGGGGCGAGCATCCGGTACCTGTACGCGGAGTGGCTGCCGGGGAGCGGCGAGGAGCCGCGGGACTTCCCACTGTTCCTCCAGCGCGTCCGCTTCTTCCCGGACGTGCCGGAGCACGAGGCCGTCACGGACATATTCCTGCCGCTGAAGTAG
- the sitA5 gene encoding SitA5 family polymorphic toxin, with the protein MAGTAGGGGSGSWGLAKDERTGAGAATERGLEGREVLDVVVVEPGRVGTRPVPINQAEFRVQVERLARGLQAHGTPREVAAALLEEREWLREAQEARPVSDVEAAGRFAAELDPWAEGGRGRVDSLLPEEQWGPVRLEPQAEAALRARYERFCIVRGGGDCLGLLEDGPYLRSDDRSTMALALAFGSVLDETYAALGRELSPKAILASVMWAVGLYLGLWLLPEPATKGIAAVLTVVLVAWLGIDTVWGLMDGWAELVMKARVASTFDELREAGAGFARVLGTDAARALVLAVTALSGRALGDVPTALRSLPGFRLAQSQFVGQGGPGWVLSRVERVRAVEASAQGALAFTVAPEGALAGAMMSHNSGAGSSAGGSPAKEVYRHRGGNRQVERNGERWHLPRGVSVNDIPASDPLGDQLQAAARQVAARWGPSRYPPRVRAAIDRMLKRGLVHRATLLERQARGRWVEREVEKLFPSLDWKRQGVDVVGPAGQRYHYELLSGTQSNFELHGRRMEGVFFRMIFF; encoded by the coding sequence ATGGCTGGCACTGCGGGTGGGGGCGGTTCCGGCTCATGGGGGCTGGCGAAGGACGAGAGGACCGGAGCGGGCGCGGCGACGGAGCGTGGGCTCGAGGGGAGGGAGGTTCTCGACGTGGTGGTGGTCGAGCCGGGGCGAGTGGGTACCCGGCCCGTGCCCATCAACCAGGCGGAGTTTCGGGTCCAGGTGGAGCGCCTCGCGCGAGGTCTCCAAGCGCACGGCACGCCGCGGGAGGTGGCTGCGGCGTTGCTCGAGGAGCGAGAGTGGCTGCGCGAGGCCCAGGAGGCGCGGCCCGTCTCGGACGTCGAGGCGGCAGGTCGATTCGCGGCGGAACTGGACCCGTGGGCAGAGGGGGGCCGAGGCAGGGTGGATTCCCTGCTCCCAGAGGAGCAGTGGGGGCCTGTTCGCCTCGAGCCCCAAGCCGAGGCCGCGCTGCGGGCGAGGTACGAGCGATTCTGCATCGTCCGAGGGGGTGGTGATTGTCTCGGACTCCTGGAGGATGGGCCCTACCTGCGCTCGGATGACCGGAGCACGATGGCGCTGGCGCTGGCCTTCGGCTCGGTCCTGGACGAGACGTATGCGGCGCTCGGGCGGGAGTTGAGTCCCAAGGCGATTCTCGCCTCGGTCATGTGGGCGGTCGGTCTCTACCTGGGCCTGTGGCTATTGCCGGAACCGGCGACGAAGGGGATCGCCGCGGTGCTCACCGTTGTGCTGGTGGCCTGGCTTGGCATCGACACGGTGTGGGGCCTCATGGACGGTTGGGCGGAGCTCGTCATGAAGGCGCGCGTGGCCAGCACCTTCGACGAGCTGCGCGAGGCCGGGGCGGGGTTCGCCAGGGTGCTGGGGACGGACGCGGCCCGGGCCCTCGTTCTGGCGGTGACGGCGCTCTCGGGGCGGGCGCTGGGGGATGTGCCCACGGCCCTGCGCTCGCTGCCGGGCTTCCGTCTCGCGCAGTCACAGTTCGTGGGGCAGGGCGGGCCGGGCTGGGTTCTGTCGCGGGTGGAGCGGGTGCGGGCGGTTGAGGCCTCGGCGCAGGGGGCTCTGGCGTTCACCGTGGCGCCCGAAGGGGCCCTGGCTGGCGCGATGATGAGCCACAACAGCGGGGCGGGCTCCAGCGCGGGCGGGTCCCCGGCCAAAGAGGTGTATCGGCACCGCGGTGGCAACAGGCAGGTCGAGAGAAACGGCGAGCGCTGGCACCTGCCGCGAGGCGTGTCCGTCAACGACATTCCCGCGTCGGACCCCTTGGGTGATCAACTCCAGGCGGCGGCGCGGCAGGTGGCGGCACGGTGGGGACCCTCTCGCTACCCGCCGCGCGTGAGGGCAGCCATCGACCGAATGCTCAAGAGAGGGCTCGTGCACCGCGCAACGCTGCTGGAGCGTCAGGCGCGGGGACGGTGGGTGGAGCGGGAAGTCGAGAAGCTCTTTCCCTCGTTGGATTGGAAACGCCAGGGGGTTGATGTAGTGGGCCCAGCGGGCCAGCGGTACCACTACGAACTTCTCTCCGGGACGCAATCGAACTTCGAGCTTCACGGGCGGCGGATGGAGGGCGTGTTCTTTCGTATGATCTTCTTCTGA
- a CDS encoding Imm52 family immunity protein produces MSESYGIKAYWGARPDSAEECARRAETFFRLLAKCHPSYTRWYEQNNSSRKALQLGFEPTHESFLSFFGKKKYQSGSDGFSFGAWTGHVKQDQGGMVMLRCGSKAEVAPNFLWLFYPEEALGHERMLSAPVVAGVMHAIALAWEPEWALATADGLWNQLSGGSRIGCFLGWMTYFSRERGEVPALPAPVRVEPVGDKGTLVILTPERLTPNNPEHIALAWHVQKLLEERGLLRLVVEPRPMHPD; encoded by the coding sequence ATGAGCGAGTCTTACGGTATCAAAGCTTATTGGGGAGCGCGGCCAGACTCGGCTGAGGAGTGTGCTCGGCGAGCGGAGACATTCTTCCGGCTGCTGGCGAAGTGCCATCCGAGCTACACGCGCTGGTATGAGCAGAACAATTCCAGCCGGAAGGCGCTTCAGCTCGGATTCGAGCCCACGCATGAGAGCTTCCTGAGCTTCTTCGGAAAGAAGAAGTATCAGAGCGGCTCGGACGGTTTTTCATTTGGTGCGTGGACGGGGCACGTGAAGCAGGACCAAGGCGGTATGGTCATGCTCAGGTGTGGGTCGAAGGCTGAGGTTGCGCCGAACTTCCTGTGGCTCTTCTACCCCGAGGAGGCCCTGGGTCACGAGCGGATGCTCAGCGCGCCCGTTGTCGCGGGCGTCATGCATGCCATTGCGTTGGCCTGGGAACCGGAGTGGGCGCTCGCGACGGCGGACGGACTCTGGAACCAGCTCTCCGGCGGCAGTCGCATCGGCTGCTTCCTGGGGTGGATGACGTATTTCTCGCGAGAGCGTGGGGAGGTGCCTGCCCTGCCCGCGCCGGTGCGGGTGGAGCCGGTAGGCGACAAGGGCACGCTCGTCATTCTGACTCCCGAGCGCCTCACCCCGAACAACCCCGAGCACATCGCTCTCGCCTGGCATGTCCAGAAACTGCTTGAGGAACGAGGTCTGCTCCGGCTCGTCGTTGAGCCACGGCCCATGCACCCTGATTGA
- a CDS encoding Tox-REase-5 domain-containing protein yields the protein MSSEYPSPGAGEGGGTNLKVRRSSRGRPWWTSRVVELVLLGLQTACATGYPMGGMLVGGARHRWRVQHTSSRPQEIAGRAQEVSAQTTGEANENPEGTDAGAEEREAGVPVVVGAAEAAGAPERARQRPRGASAADEEEDLEGKGVGWPDGVGDGRPFEVPMTLDYFQGFLARAGVPSTALPRDGRTLAPQQALELVPHLLSTPLTPDNFGLRRMAAHLLLEVAVGGEVVTRDELYTRMRRFSRLLVLRPDGYLVKATSGVAVQKIGQVVLAENGTLRAGRFEVGPFYASDGERLFPVDQALEVPKGARPAGLYKPDDNPALAVAEGAVLAVVDMVEGLYRLVFYTGETLEGLAQLPGAVRQLYEHSPQLWEEFRHKPYAEKVRTVSRIAMGAVLTVGTAGAGTAKVAAWGGKLGSLTVPLLSLSGDGLLAVRLVAVPVGSVATAAAPALSATYVLHMANTSAQGAGGGGGWPPVGGPGQWVEDTSNMSEQARAYQAQVTGAPKKWCYKVCRGTDCAEYDGFDPKTGTLLEAKAREYQKWFDKKLDPQWNYQGLNGMLEQAERQLRVARGMRLRWHVAEERMVAVLRKHFDARGLHAIEVVYTQPVL from the coding sequence ATGTCGAGTGAATACCCGAGTCCCGGGGCGGGGGAGGGCGGCGGTACGAATCTCAAGGTTCGGCGGAGCTCGCGGGGCAGGCCGTGGTGGACCTCGCGTGTAGTGGAGCTGGTGCTCCTCGGGCTGCAGACGGCGTGCGCGACGGGCTACCCCATGGGCGGGATGCTGGTTGGCGGCGCTCGCCATCGGTGGCGGGTACAGCACACGAGTTCCAGGCCACAGGAGATCGCTGGCCGGGCCCAGGAGGTGTCTGCACAGACGACCGGGGAGGCCAACGAGAACCCGGAGGGCACTGACGCGGGAGCCGAGGAGCGCGAGGCCGGTGTCCCGGTGGTGGTGGGCGCGGCTGAGGCTGCCGGGGCGCCGGAGCGGGCGCGGCAGCGACCGCGCGGCGCGAGCGCGGCGGACGAGGAGGAGGACCTGGAGGGGAAGGGCGTTGGATGGCCGGATGGCGTGGGCGACGGGCGGCCCTTCGAGGTGCCCATGACGCTCGACTACTTCCAGGGGTTCCTCGCGCGAGCGGGTGTGCCCAGCACCGCGTTGCCCAGGGACGGGCGCACGTTGGCGCCTCAGCAGGCATTGGAGCTGGTGCCCCATCTGCTCTCCACGCCGCTGACACCGGACAACTTCGGGCTCCGCCGCATGGCGGCACACCTGCTCCTGGAGGTGGCCGTTGGGGGCGAGGTCGTGACGAGGGACGAGCTATACACGCGGATGCGGCGCTTCTCGCGGCTGCTGGTGCTTCGTCCAGACGGCTATCTGGTGAAGGCCACCTCGGGAGTGGCGGTCCAGAAGATCGGTCAGGTCGTGCTCGCCGAGAACGGGACCCTACGGGCCGGGCGCTTCGAGGTGGGCCCATTCTACGCCAGCGACGGCGAGCGCCTCTTCCCGGTGGACCAGGCGCTCGAGGTTCCGAAAGGGGCGCGCCCGGCGGGCCTCTACAAGCCCGACGACAACCCGGCGCTGGCAGTGGCCGAGGGGGCGGTGCTCGCAGTAGTGGACATGGTGGAAGGCCTCTACCGGCTGGTCTTCTACACGGGCGAGACGCTCGAGGGGCTGGCGCAGCTTCCGGGGGCGGTGAGGCAGCTCTACGAGCACTCGCCGCAACTGTGGGAGGAGTTCCGCCACAAGCCCTACGCCGAGAAGGTGCGCACCGTATCGAGGATAGCGATGGGCGCGGTGCTGACGGTGGGCACGGCCGGTGCTGGAACCGCGAAGGTGGCGGCCTGGGGCGGCAAGCTGGGGAGCCTCACGGTGCCCCTGCTGTCGCTCTCGGGCGACGGGCTCCTGGCGGTGCGCCTGGTGGCCGTACCCGTGGGGAGTGTTGCCACGGCGGCGGCGCCAGCGCTGAGTGCCACCTACGTCCTGCACATGGCCAACACGAGCGCCCAGGGCGCGGGGGGCGGTGGTGGGTGGCCTCCAGTAGGCGGGCCCGGGCAGTGGGTGGAGGACACCTCCAACATGTCGGAGCAGGCCCGGGCCTACCAGGCCCAGGTAACGGGTGCCCCCAAGAAGTGGTGCTACAAGGTCTGCCGCGGAACAGACTGCGCGGAGTACGACGGCTTTGATCCGAAGACAGGAACACTGCTTGAAGCGAAGGCCCGCGAGTATCAGAAGTGGTTCGATAAGAAGCTCGACCCCCAGTGGAACTACCAGGGGCTCAACGGCATGCTCGAACAGGCGGAGCGGCAGCTCCGGGTTGCGAGAGGAATGCGCCTGCGGTGGCACGTCGCGGAGGAGAGGATGGTCGCGGTTCTTCGGAAGCATTTCGACGCTCGCGGCCTCCATGCGATTGAGGTCGTGTACACGCAGCCAGTGCTATGA
- a CDS encoding cytochrome P450: protein MTPSQLGLEFTPLEPHFLNDPFPFYARLRREAPVTFAPAFHFWVVSRYADVMTALKDARHFSSRDTLRPPVALPREVMAILEPAGYRADYPLLGDDPPAHTRLRALVGKAFNQARVNALEPRLRQLVGAHLDTLRDGEPRAELISQLISPLAMAVMTELLGLPTSSGKRIKQWCDDEKLFFVPIPLDQHLRAARGVADFRRYLRELVEDRRKSPRDDLISSLLQARTEGDRPLDTEELVALTCVLVFAGHETSTNLLATALHHLLRHPGVWGELRKDTYLVRNAIEESLRYDSPVVGMMRTTTEPLQLGGTSLPEGARLFLLFASANRDESVFEQGERFNIHRASAVRHLGFGHGLHYCVGASLGRLEAQLTLEALLERLPGLRLAPGEPVTYLPNLVHRVPRQLLVEWDA, encoded by the coding sequence ATGACCCCCTCCCAGCTCGGACTCGAGTTCACCCCGCTCGAGCCCCACTTCCTCAACGACCCGTTCCCCTTCTACGCACGGCTGCGCCGCGAGGCGCCCGTCACCTTCGCCCCCGCCTTCCACTTCTGGGTCGTCAGCCGCTACGCGGACGTGATGACCGCCCTCAAGGACGCGCGCCACTTCAGCTCACGCGACACGCTCCGCCCTCCCGTGGCGCTGCCTCGCGAGGTGATGGCCATCCTCGAGCCCGCCGGCTACAGGGCCGACTACCCCCTGCTCGGAGATGATCCGCCCGCCCATACGCGCCTGCGCGCCCTGGTGGGCAAGGCCTTCAACCAGGCGCGCGTGAATGCCCTCGAGCCGCGCCTCCGGCAGCTCGTCGGAGCGCACCTCGACACGCTCCGGGACGGGGAGCCCCGCGCCGAGCTCATCTCCCAGCTGATCTCCCCCCTGGCCATGGCCGTGATGACGGAGCTGCTCGGCCTGCCCACCTCGAGCGGCAAGCGCATCAAGCAGTGGTGCGACGACGAGAAGCTCTTCTTCGTGCCCATCCCCCTCGACCAGCACCTGCGCGCGGCCCGCGGCGTGGCCGACTTCCGCCGCTACCTGCGCGAGCTCGTCGAGGACCGCCGCAAGTCGCCCCGCGATGACCTCATCTCCTCGCTGCTCCAGGCGCGCACCGAGGGGGACAGGCCCCTGGACACCGAGGAGCTCGTGGCGCTGACGTGCGTGCTCGTGTTCGCCGGCCACGAGACGTCCACCAACCTGCTGGCCACCGCGCTCCACCACCTGCTGCGCCACCCCGGCGTCTGGGGCGAGCTGCGCAAGGACACCTACCTCGTGCGCAACGCCATCGAGGAGTCGCTGCGCTACGACTCGCCGGTGGTGGGGATGATGCGCACGACGACGGAGCCCCTCCAGCTCGGAGGCACCTCGCTGCCCGAGGGCGCGCGCCTGTTCCTCCTCTTCGCCTCGGCCAACCGGGACGAGTCCGTCTTCGAGCAGGGCGAGCGCTTCAACATCCACCGCGCCAGCGCCGTGAGGCACCTGGGCTTCGGCCACGGCCTCCACTACTGCGTGGGCGCGTCGCTCGGGAGGCTCGAGGCGCAGCTCACCCTGGAGGCCCTGCTCGAGCGCCTGCCGGGACTGCGGCTCGCGCCCGGAGAGCCCGTCACCTACCTGCCCAACCTCGTGCACCGCGTGCCCCGCCAGCTCCTGGTGGAATGGGACGCCTAG
- a CDS encoding UbiA family prenyltransferase, which yields MMQPRGMMETSLEGAHSGDAGAWPRLVLRELRLSWRFTGGDSSSAVVPAMLFLGAACAHARLPVGELLGTLGRGALYFWLFAYVFCLSNQLVGLEEDRLNKPHRPLVSGEASVRGTRWRLVVCAGLFALVGWGFGVWRWALLWLLITVLHNEGGGARRWWAKNLSIAVGVVAQLAAAWELAAPLTLAVWRWIGVLACVVFCLVSLQDLRDVEGDRASGRKTFPLVFGETRTRYVLAGLFGLLPWVIHRVLMVPLGLTPAVVAFDAGLALLSWVIAARVVGWRTPAADHRTYLLFTYWYCLALLSTFILL from the coding sequence ATGATGCAGCCCAGAGGGATGATGGAGACCTCGCTGGAGGGGGCGCACTCCGGGGACGCGGGAGCCTGGCCACGGCTCGTCCTGCGGGAGCTCAGGCTGAGTTGGAGGTTCACCGGAGGGGACTCGTCGTCCGCGGTGGTGCCGGCGATGCTGTTCCTCGGGGCGGCGTGCGCGCATGCTCGGCTGCCGGTGGGCGAGCTGCTCGGCACGCTGGGCCGGGGCGCGCTCTACTTCTGGTTGTTCGCCTACGTGTTCTGTCTGTCCAATCAGCTGGTGGGGCTGGAGGAGGACAGGCTGAACAAGCCGCACCGGCCGCTGGTGAGCGGAGAGGCGTCGGTGCGCGGGACGCGCTGGCGGTTGGTTGTGTGCGCGGGGCTCTTCGCGCTGGTGGGGTGGGGGTTCGGCGTGTGGCGGTGGGCGCTCCTGTGGCTGCTCATCACCGTGCTGCACAACGAGGGCGGCGGGGCGCGGCGGTGGTGGGCCAAGAACCTGTCCATCGCGGTGGGGGTGGTGGCGCAGCTCGCGGCGGCGTGGGAGCTGGCGGCGCCGCTGACGCTGGCGGTGTGGCGGTGGATTGGCGTGCTCGCGTGCGTGGTGTTCTGCCTCGTGTCGCTGCAGGACCTGCGGGACGTGGAGGGGGACAGGGCGAGCGGGCGCAAGACGTTCCCCCTCGTGTTCGGGGAGACGCGGACGCGCTACGTGCTGGCGGGGCTCTTCGGGCTGCTGCCGTGGGTCATCCACCGGGTGTTGATGGTGCCGCTGGGGCTGACGCCGGCGGTGGTGGCGTTCGACGCGGGCCTGGCGCTGCTCAGCTGGGTCATCGCCGCGCGCGTGGTGGGCTGGCGGACGCCGGCCGCGGACCACCGCACGTACCTGCTGTTCACCTACTGGTACTGCCTGGCGCTGCTGAGCACCTTCATCCTGCTGTGA
- a CDS encoding response regulator — translation MSHVLIVDDEPDIATVLAEILGDEGFDVRVVHDGRQALAAMAEKLPDLLITDLMMPRMDGHALIREMRGNEAFRHIPIVVMSAGLLDKSLLAPDLRFVPKPFEIEQMLEAVTRLLRERGSTR, via the coding sequence ATGAGTCACGTGCTCATCGTCGACGACGAGCCGGATATCGCGACGGTGCTGGCGGAGATCCTCGGCGACGAGGGATTCGACGTGCGCGTCGTGCACGACGGCCGGCAGGCCCTGGCCGCCATGGCGGAGAAGCTCCCGGACCTGCTCATCACCGACCTGATGATGCCCCGGATGGACGGGCACGCGCTCATTCGAGAGATGCGGGGCAACGAGGCCTTCCGGCACATCCCCATCGTGGTGATGAGCGCCGGCCTCCTGGACAAGAGCCTCCTCGCGCCGGATCTCCGCTTCGTGCCCAAGCCCTTCGAAATCGAGCAGATGCTCGAGGCCGTCACCCGGCTGCTGCGCGAACGGGGCAGCACCCGCTGA
- a CDS encoding ATPase domain-containing protein — protein sequence MGNTTGEKNPRLRTGVGGLDAVLHGGLLRGAIYLVTGGPGTGKTVLCSQLAFHRAARGESVLYVTTFSESHGRLLSNLESFPFFDRSFVQSRITLLSGVSALEEGGLERFQSMLSQAVRTHRPSLLVIDSMAAISELATSPFAYRKFLRELGALFTLLGCTALLISSKQQGTGSFEEFIADGILELGQHAVGMRQARELVIHKFRGSSHLEGRHLFDITPSGLTVHPRRESLPLTQEQVPPTLSHKSRFGVPGLDDMLEGGVPPASVTALMGAPGSGKTLLGLHLLAEGLNAGQNCLYFGFYETPSRLIAKAEGVGLRLREHVEAGRLEVQWHQPTEQFLDPLAEQLLEALHRHKAQRLFLDGIDGLMQAVAHPERITTFFTALSSELRALRLTTAVSMETSISGAKLDIPPVGLSSSVENILFLRYVELRSQLHRLISILKVRESGYDPSIREFHITSRGLEVARTFESAEEVLDQMTQGKAGAPTRGSSPPRMSHRPPPEDSGEDA from the coding sequence GTGGGAAACACGACTGGAGAGAAGAACCCCCGCCTGCGGACGGGCGTGGGCGGACTGGATGCGGTGCTCCACGGCGGGCTGTTGCGAGGCGCCATCTACCTCGTCACGGGCGGGCCGGGCACGGGCAAGACGGTCCTCTGCTCCCAGCTGGCCTTCCACCGCGCGGCCAGGGGCGAGAGCGTCCTCTACGTCACCACCTTCTCCGAATCCCATGGGCGCCTGCTCTCCAACCTCGAGAGCTTCCCCTTCTTCGACCGCTCGTTCGTCCAGAGCCGCATCACCCTGTTGAGCGGGGTGTCGGCGCTCGAGGAGGGCGGGCTCGAACGGTTCCAGTCCATGCTCAGCCAGGCCGTGCGCACCCACCGCCCCTCCCTGCTCGTCATCGATTCGATGGCGGCCATCTCCGAGCTGGCCACGTCGCCCTTCGCCTACCGCAAGTTCCTGCGGGAGCTCGGCGCCCTCTTCACCCTCCTGGGCTGCACGGCGCTGCTCATCTCCTCCAAGCAACAAGGCACGGGGAGCTTCGAGGAGTTCATCGCCGACGGCATCCTCGAGCTCGGCCAGCACGCGGTGGGCATGCGGCAGGCGCGCGAGCTGGTCATCCACAAGTTCCGGGGCAGCTCGCACCTGGAGGGCCGGCACCTCTTCGACATCACCCCCTCGGGCCTCACCGTCCACCCGCGCCGCGAGTCGCTCCCGCTCACGCAGGAGCAGGTCCCCCCCACCCTCTCGCACAAGAGCCGCTTCGGCGTCCCCGGCCTCGACGACATGCTGGAGGGCGGCGTGCCCCCGGCCTCCGTGACGGCGCTGATGGGGGCGCCCGGCAGCGGCAAGACGCTGCTCGGACTGCACCTGCTGGCCGAGGGCCTGAATGCCGGGCAGAACTGTCTCTACTTCGGCTTCTACGAAACACCCTCCCGGCTCATCGCCAAGGCCGAGGGCGTGGGCCTGCGGCTGCGGGAGCACGTGGAGGCTGGCCGGCTGGAGGTGCAGTGGCACCAACCCACCGAGCAGTTCCTCGACCCCCTCGCCGAGCAGCTCCTGGAGGCGCTCCATCGCCACAAGGCGCAGCGGCTGTTCCTCGACGGCATCGACGGACTGATGCAGGCCGTGGCGCACCCGGAGCGCATCACCACCTTCTTCACCGCGCTCAGCAGCGAGCTGCGCGCGCTGCGGTTGACCACCGCCGTGTCCATGGAGACGTCCATCTCCGGCGCCAAGCTCGACATTCCCCCCGTGGGCCTGTCCTCCTCCGTGGAGAACATCCTCTTCCTCCGTTATGTGGAGCTCCGTTCGCAGCTCCACCGCCTCATTTCCATCCTCAAGGTCCGCGAGAGCGGCTATGACCCGTCCATCCGCGAGTTCCACATCACCTCACGGGGTCTCGAAGTGGCGAGGACGTTCGAGAGCGCCGAGGAGGTGCTCGACCAGATGACCCAGGGGAAGGCGGGAGCTCCCACGCGCGGCTCCAGCCCACCTCGCATGTCCCACCGTCCTCCCCCGGAAGACTCCGGAGAAGACGCATGA